CAGTTCTTCATGTTGCATTAGTGGGATGTTGCCAGTCAGAATGGGCAGCAGCCTCTCATGatgatgagtgaaaatgtaatgCTTTCAAACAATAAATTACGTGTATTAGGTGAGAACTTCTCACATCTATAACACAATATTAACAGGCAAACAGTGCTATTAGACTCCCACACTGTATGTGTTGGCGACTACCCAAAAACAGTTTacaaacgattcaaatggctctaagcaccatgggacataacatctgaggtcatcagtcccctagacttagatctacttaaacctaactaacctaaggatatcacacacatccatgcccgatgtaggattcgaacctgctaccatagcagccgtgtggttccggactgaagcgcctggaatcgctcggccGGCCAACAGTTTACATACATAGCACCCAGAATATTGAGGAGTGCATTCACTTTTAGGAATCAGCTGTTAGAAACGTAATGTGTGCTCGCTCAGCCATTCAGAGTGCTGCAAATGAGCTTCCTGCATGGTATGAGTATGTGTATAGTAGACTTTTAGCAAAATTGTCATAAGCTCTTACAGAACTCGCACTCCAGAATGCCTCAGAGAACATTTTTGAAAAGAATTTTGATGAGTGTTGGGGCTATGTATGCAATATGTATGCGACATAGTCATAATATATAGTGTGTTCACTTTAACTGAAGACGTTGGAATATGTCGAAAACTACACACTGAATAAAAAAAAGagctataattccaatttgtttgtcttggaGAGGGACGTCTAACAAGTCTAACAATACCGCACTATACCCAACACCCAGTACATGCGTGGGTGACAGGGGcagctttgaaatcttcaatggaacctctgtttttttattgcagattacgattctatagGAAAATCTACATATGCTTTTTCTGAAGAATTTTCTTCGTTTagtcacagatggcgctgtaatcagaggaacagaaatggatacacaatcgtaatttacgacattctAGTCATTGGCCCTTGAATATTCAGTGGCTCTTGGGACCTCACGTACCTGCTGTGAGGGTAGGACGGGCCATCTGCAATGTTGCAttcatatcgaacaggggactactgaATGTGCCACCTTGTCCTTGAAATGAAATACAGCTTATGATAACAGGCAGTACATTGCCACCAGAGCTCATGCATCATGCAGACATAGAATGGACAGCGGCTCTAAACATCACAATAGTTGTGCAGTGTTTACTGCCTGCACActtacctatcatttggagaaaagACGtgcaagtggacaatgaatggtgcaaccacagaatgaaaaattaaaatgttccTGATTTACAAAGAGTATAGGAGAAAtgctgaggctgctgttgcctttgtacactgagcgttttccagagaaaactCGCTCTCGTTCATTCTTTTACCAGGTTGTGAATGCCTTCTCATCTGATGGCAGTGTAAAGACTGgcaaaaggaaatgaagcaaacgtgttacaggaggagctaatgaaatagctttgctagcggcagtgcaccacaacccacgcaCATGCACCCAGCAGTTACACCACGATTCTGGTATGTCTGTAGGTAGTATTGTCATAAAACTGCATCGTCATACATGTCTTCCATACCATGTTTCACTGTATCAATAACATCATGGCGCCCGTTTTCATAACCAGGCAGTGTTTTGCGAATGGGCATATCAACAAATGTTCTTTGCCGACATACTCTTtatccgatgagtctacattcaaaaaccatggtagcgttaactGGCACAACATGCATTTCTGGAGTGTAGACGGTCCCAACTGGTTACAGCAAGTTGTCCATCAACGTCCTTCGTTGGTTAACGTATGGTGTGATATAATGGGGGACAAATTCgtaatggggtttccaattagaagttacgaaATGTTCGTCTGTCATGTCCTCGCAGCATGTAGGTGGGGTCCCAcaagccattggatattcaagggccattgaatagcatgtcataaattacgactgtgtactcatttctattcctccaattacggcgccatctgtggcgaaacgaagaacaTGCTTCAGACCAAACTTAtgtagcttcctggcagattaaaactgtgtgccagaccgtgactcgagcctgggacctttgcctttcgagggcaagggctctacctactgagctacccaagcacgactcccaacccgtcctcacagcttcaattctgccagtacctcgtctcctaccttccaaacttcacagaagcgaaaggcaaagatcccgagttcgagtctcggtacggcacacagttttaatctatcaggaagtttcttatcagtgtACACTCAGCTGCAGAGCGAAATTCTCATTCTGAAAACTTGTCTAGATTCTACCATAGAATCATAAActgcaataagaaatgggggttcgcactgaagatttcaaagtagCCCCTAACCACCTATGCATGGCGTGGGGTAGGGGGTCGAGTGTGTATCAGTGGATGTTCCTCTTTGAAACAAAAATTCGAATTATAACTGTTTTGATCTGACGTGTAATTTTcgaaatatttcaatgtcttcagtgaaATTGTACATTCTCCATGCTTCTGTATATTAACACACCAGTTTCATTATCTTGGCGTGGACATGTCGATGCCTGTTCCAGGGTCAACATCTCAGATCACGCCAAGATAATGAAATTGGCGTGTTAATATACAGAAGCAGGGAGAATGTTGACGTAATGTAATTATATGCCATACAACAGCAACTGAGAAGACATCTAAACCAGACTTGGGCCATTTATTACATAATCATCAATACACACTTCTGGAAAAAAATATAAGTATACCTATAATGTCTTCATAGATTTTGATTCGATGAGAGCGTATGCTACCTGTGGGACagtaggtgtactgataatggtAAACGTAGTCTGCCAACAGACAGCGTAGTATCATAGCTACCAGAGAGCCATATGCGtctccctttaatagggaatgctcacagccaggggACTCAGTGTTATatgaacatgtgaagcaagcaggcaaccatttcAGGGAGGTGCGTTCGTTCTTCCTACAgggcaactgagcgagtttgaaagctgTTAGATTGTAGCTTTACGAGTGGTGGGATGGTCGttttggagaactgccacacaagttagaTGTGCTTTGTCATTTGTGCAACAGTGCTGGTATTAGCGGCcttgtgaacattctcacatctgtagataaggttctggatgtccacacagCCGACCAGGGTCGTCATAAGGGCAGCAGTGACAGGTTGTACAGCTACCACGGCACAGATAAGTTGGCTAGTGAACACGTATGTTTCAAAACTACTTATTAGCTGTGGAACACACCTCTGGCCCGTCTTCCATTCAAGCCACAGCACTGACGTGCACAGATAAGTTGGCTAGTGAACACGTATGTTTCAAAACCACTTATTAGCTGTGGAACACACCTCTGGCCCGTCTTCCACTCAAGCCACAGCACTGACGTGCACAGATCGACTAGTGCCGTCAaaggatcgcttggaagatggaatggccctctgtggccttcagcgatgaaagcagattctgcctgcgtgCAAGTGATGTTCGTTTGCACATACGAAGTAGACCTGGTTTGTGTCGTCTCATATTGTGCATACCTTCAAGACGTACTGGTCCCGCCCCAGGGCTTATGATCTGGGGTGTGATAACCTACAACTCTCGTCCACCTCCAGTGTTTCTGGAGGtgttcggtacgtgcagaatgttgttaagcctgttctttccccattcttgcaacaggaaaatgATGTGTTGTTCTAATAGCATAAAGCTCGTCCACGCTCTgaccgtgaaactcaatgtgctctgtaaGACGTGCAGCAGTTTCCTTGGCCAGAACAATATCTGGACTTGCCCCAATGAAACACATGTGGGGTACGATGGGacgtgggacgagaagtgacttctGTAATTCCTCAAGcagcaactcttacagaactatatgGACAGGTCGCGCAGGTCGGCATAACGTATCACAGGTCAGTAATCTCCATCTGTATGGTTGACTGAATGCCAGAGACAGATCCTGTACTGTCGCCCATTGAGGCTAAATCACATACTGATGTAGGTTTTTCAGAACGGGTCGACACCTACTACCTCAGAAACACTTGTGCTATTGGTCTTTGGATGTGatcatttcatatactccatacacactgttgcaacaataaatcttgaaagaattggaaacctctaaaactgTGTACTAATTTTTTGTCGCAATGTATATTAGAACCTGCTCATGTTTCTTTATCAGAGTCATTTGATGGCTGTGAATGGAATCTGGTAGCTATACGGTTCTGTATTCCTTCCCTGTCAGAAAGGGGTGAGTGGcactgacaaaaaaaattattttcagagaattatttGCATCTGTACAAGCATTTTCATCATGTAAAAAAATTACGGTAAATATTGACACTTAGCAAAAGAGGCTATGTACCAGCTCTCAACAGCCCCCCTAGCGACGTCACATTGTTTGCAACCTTACTGTAACATTGCTGCAAGCTTGCTGCAACATGAAGCAGACACTGCGTACATAAATGTAATGTGCTCACATTCAGTGCCAGATGGCCTCTGATAGAGTTGAATCACAGCAGTGCGATGGCCTTCCCTAGTACAACACGTAAGTACCATGTCATCTCTGACATTCTACATGTGCAGACATGCGACTGTCGGCAAGTCTGTCTTCTGGCAGCTGCAGTCCAACAAGTCGGTGTGAAGAGGAGAAAAATTGAGCAGTGTTAAACCACATAAATTGTAAAAGTACTCAAATGATTTGTTAAAATAACGCACTGGGATGGGATATCGTGTAAccttttgttaaataatttgctgtcacagttgttcatcatcatcatattcacaTACACACcacatgatgtgtgtgtgtgtgtgtgtgtgtgtgtgtgtgtgtgtgtgtgtgtgtgttgcttcacatacacacacacacacatgcatacacacattcacacgcacgcacacacacacacacacacacacacacacacacacacacactgacaaggACACGGCGTGCAACAGTGTGGTACATTGCTTTGTGATATCTGATATGTTGGCAGGAGatacagacagaaagagagagagagagagagagagagagagagagagagagagagagagagagagagatagatagataaggCCAGTCATTGCAAATCTTCCAGCTGTCACATTATCTTTATTCTACGTCGCGCTGGACACAGGAAAAAATTATCAACATCGTGCTTCCATGCAAACCACATAAAACTGTCAATGGAATGTGTTGCGGTCTTCGCTcttacaaacaaaagaaaaacaatgatTTGAAATTGCTTCATATTTAGTATAGTCTGATATTCACTTAATCGAAATGTTTCTTGATGACTGGGCCTGCAGTCAAATAGATGTCTTGAAAGGACATTGTAAGTATggttccagtatcactgcttaaaacataTATTGATTATTACGACAGCTGCTTCGGAAGATTTCCATTACCAAGTAAGCGTCCGTGGTCCTGACGTATATATAACATCTGGTGTGACTGTATTTGTTGACTGTTCTCGTTATATTTCACGTGAAATTATAAAATGTTGATTTCACGTTGATTTTGTACTGTTTTATACAGTATGgtgtaatattttaataaaatatttactatGTAAATGTAAAACATTTATAGAGTGAACTGTCAAACATTACATGAAATACCTACAATATTATACCAAAATATTACGCCACACTATACAAAACAGTAAAAAATCGATGTGAAATCGATAGTTCAGAATTTCATGTGAAGTGCAACGAGAACAGTCACCGGATTCAGTAACACCAGATGTTACACATATTTGTCAGGACAATgcagacgtacttgaaaatggaaatcttccgaaacagCTCGTAACGGTCAATGTTTTAAGCACTGATACTGAAACCTTACTCACAGTATAATCGAAATTTATTAACAGAAACCATTAAAACACGTAGAATGGTTAGTACTCCAGCATGGCAACAACGCAATACAACATAAAACAATCTATCCCGATCAACTATGTGTCATCCAGCTTTTTATGTAAAATTGCTACTAATTAACCCCCAGCGACGTGATCGCAACCTTACTGTAACCTTGCTGCAATATTGCTGCCACTTTACTCAAAGTTTCTGCAACCTTGCTGCAACGAAAGGTATATAGCCTCGTTTATCACATAGTCATCAATACACATTACAGCCTGCTGGCGTTGCTTCGCCAGTGACGTTTGCTGGTTGTGAATACAGTCTAACAGCTGCATTTTACCAGATACACCTTTTTTGTGAGTGGAACGATTAAAAAAAAAGCCTCTCATGTTTTCAGAGCAACATTTACGTCTATAAAAAGCATCTGAATTACGAAAAACAAATTGTAGCTATCCTGGTGATCAAAACCATAATGTCGTGTACAAGCTTTTCTTTTAAACTTTGCATACACTGCTGCTAAAAGAAAGGTACATATACTAACAGTTATCGATAAATCGCTCACCATGTCCTGCGAGATCTCTCAAAGGTATCCATGACGAACTGTATACGGTGTAATTGTGTGAAAAACTCATCGCAGCTTCCTGATGCGCAAATAATGCTGTTTAAGGTCAGGTACAGACAACCAAGGCCACCTGCGAATGTTTAGTGTGGGAACGACATCAGATCGTGCGTTTCATCTACTTGAGTTGTGGTATTAAAAAAACCGCTGTGTAGTGGCATTGGAGTAATATTATTCCTAGATAAGTGGAGACGTCTGTCTAGTGTCTGAACGCAGTATTATGATTTACTCCTTGGAAACACTGCTTCCCTCATTGCGACTAGGTGATCATAGTACCACAGTAGCAGACTCATCATGAACAAGttaagctacacacatcaaaaaaagttttgcatcaccccagttcccagaactcctgaaatcaGACATGGCTGtagacactgtatcacagacacagtcacttagactgttcagatatgtcactaaacccgcccaaagatgtaaacaaccatgcatgagcagctcctattagacggagagggtccgacagccgatcatttcccgtcattccactaggaaggaggtacatcgctcgtgttgtctgtagttcaactatgcctagatggtcaataccgcggttcgatcgcgtccgcattgttactttgtaccaggaatggCTCTCGACTagagaagtgtctaggcgtctcggagtgaaccaaagcgatgtttttcggacatggaggagatacagagagacaggaactgtcgaagacatgcctccttcaggccgcccaagggtgactactgcagtgaatgaccgctacctacggtttatggtttggaggaaccctgacagcaacgccaccatgtcgcataatgctcttcgtgcagccacaggacatcgtgttacgactcaaactgtgcgcaataggctgcatgatgcgcaacttcattcccgacgtctatggcgaggtccaactCTGCTaccaggacaccatgcagcgcgatacagatgggtccaacaacatgccaaatggaccgctcaggattagcatcacgttttcttcactggtgagtgtcgcatatgtcttcaaccagacaatcgtcggatacttgtttggaggcaaccgggtcaggctgaacaccttagacacactgtccagtgactgcagcaaggtggaggttccctgatgttttggggtggcagtatgtggggccgacgtacgccgctggtggtcatcgaaggcgccgtaacggctgtacgatacgtgaatgccatcctcctaccgatagtgcaaccatatcggcagcatattggagagactttagtcttcatggatgacaattcgcggccccatcgtgcacatcttgtgaattacttccttcaggataacggcatcgctcgactagagtggccagcatgttctccagacatgaatcctacaggaacgtgcctgggatagattgaaaagagctgtttatggacgacgcgatccacgaaccactctgagggatctacgccgaatcgccgttgaggagtgggacagtccggACCatcagtgcattgatgaacttgtggatggtaggccacgacgaacacaggcatgcatcaatggaagaggacgtcctGCTGGGTATTAAgtgcaccggtgtgtacagcagtttggaccacgacctctgaaggtctcgctgtatggtggtacaacgtgcaatatgttgttttcacgagcaataaaatggCGGTATTGATATTTATTttcgtctctattccaattttctgtacaggttttagaactctcggaaccgaggtgatgcaaaactttttttatgtgtgtatttaacgAGAGACAGTGCACTCCTCATCTGCAGGACCACACTTCTAAGAATCTAATATATTCCAGTCATGCAACGAAATGTGCTCTAGACTGTCGGAACAGCCGCAAACTATATATTCATCGATTCTGTGAGAGAATATGAAGCAAATTGTTGCAGATGGTGCACAAAGCACCTCATCCATCAGATGTAACCATCGTTCAGCTGTGCCATTAATGCTGTGCATCAATATAAGGAGAAGAAGACATGCGTGATCTAAATGCAGGTATTGAAATACGATGTTATTGAAGTACCTTCATAAACCCTGTTATATATAAGAGtttgtaaatggaaaaaaaaagaaaacctacaAAGAAGTGTTGTGCTTCTTTTTACCGTAAAGTCTACTTTATACTAATGTAACTGAATAGACATCACAGTTACTGAAGTGATGAAGTAGCTCCTTCACAAGAGTCTTGTACCAGCCGTCAAGTCCTGCAATGATACCGGAAACGGGAGAAGAAGAGGAATGGTTCGCTACTTCCCAATAATACACGAGCGTTATTTGGAAGGTAAGGACTGATTACTTCTTAAGTGTAAATCATCACACTTTCTCAGAGAACTATTTTTATTTAGTTCCTTAAACGTTTCTCTATTTTTCTAAATAGCTTCTTATTTGGCTAAACATTTGGCATAACTTTCTACACTATTTAAGCCCAAATACCAGCTAATACCGGAGATTTCAAAGCATTTGTGGAGTTTCAGTCCCCAGCAAGAATAACAATAGTACATGTAGGGTGTCTGCGACCCTTTCAAGGTAGCCCAGAGTTGATTCCAGGAGGTTGAAGGGTGGAGGCAGAGCAGAATGCGAAGAGAGGGATGCAGAGGAATAGGCAAGAAGATGTAGTCACAGTTGTACACAAAGTCCCGTATTCATAAGATCAAGTTCATGAGGGGTGTTTATCAAGgatttattttgtttatatgtttgtCTATGTATATGACTGTAGTGAATAAGCTATATTAGTGCTAAGAGCAAAATGccacggacctttggaggtgacggagtcccacctctaactgacaaaccagggactcctaagatacgacttggcaaacaaatagtaatgagatggggagctgttaatatcaatgggggctactctgggaagaaggtagagctggcagaggctgcaagtaagatggggctggacgttttagctgttagtgacattcgggtaaggggtgagaaagaagaggaagtgggagaatacaagatctacctgtcaggagtcaaaacaggaatagcacaatggggtgtagggctttacatcaggaaagaaaaggaacccagcgtagttgcaataaggtatgtaaacgaacgactgatgtggatagatttgacagtgtctagcaagaaaattaggattgtgtcagtatattcgcattgtgaagggacagatcaagataagatggatagtttttatgaggcactcagtgatgtagttgttagagtaaaggacaaggacagtgttctgctcatgggtgattttaacgccaggattggaaatcgaacagaagggtatgcaaaggttatgggtaaatttggggaggatatggaggccaacaggaacgggaaacaactcttggatttctgtgccagtatgggcttagtaatcataaactctttttttaaacataagaacattcaccggtatacttgggaaggcaggggaaccagatctgtcattgactatataataacagatcaggaattcaggaaggctgtgagggacacacatgtattcaggggattctttgatgacactgatcattatttaatcggcagtgaaattgggattgtgaggccgaaagtgcaggaggtcaggtccatatgtagaaggataagagtggagaaacttcaggataaggaaatcaggcacaagtacataacagcgatctcagaaaggtaccagttagttgaatgtagtcaattacagtcattggaaaaggaatggacaaggtacagggacacagtactagaagtggctaaagaatgtcttggaacagtagtgtgtaaaagtaggatgaagcaaacagcttggtggaatgatacagtcaaggcagcctgtaaaaggaaaaagaaggcgtatcaaaaatggctacataccagaatccaggtagacagaaaagttatgttgaagaaagaaacaaagccaaacagataattgcagcatccaagaagaaatcgtgggaagactttggaaacaggttggagactatgggtcaagctgctggaaaaccattctggagtgtaattagcagtcttcgaaagggaggtaagaaggaaatgacaagtattttggacaggtcaggaaaactgctggtgaatcctgtggatgccttgggcagatggagggaatattttgaagagttgctcaatgtaggtgaaaatgagatcagtaatgtttcagatttcgaggtagaatgggataggaatgatgatggaaataggatcacatttgaggaagtggaaaaaatggtcaatagattgcagtgcaataaagcggctggggtggatgaaattaagtcggaactcatcaaatacagtggaatgtcaggtcttaaatggctacacaggataattgaaatggcctgggagttgggacaggttccatcagactggacaaaagcagtaatcacaccaatctttaaacatggaaacagaaaagattgtaacaactcttttatcagcgttgtgggtaaaatcttctcaggtattgttgaaaggaaagtgcgagtattagttgaggaccaattggatgaaaatcagtgtgggtttaggcctcttagaggttgtcaggaccagatctttagcttgcggcaaaaaatggagaagtgttatgagtggaacagggaattgtatctatgctttatagatctagaaaaggcatatgaccgggttcctaggaggaagttattgtctgttctacaagattatggaataggaggcaaacttttgcaagcaattaaaggtctttacatggatagtcaggcagcagttagagttgacggtaaattgagttcatggttcagagtagtttcaggggtaagacaaggctgcaacctgtctccactgttgttcatatcatttatggatcgtatgttgaaaacaatagactggctgggtgagattaagatatgtgaacacaaaataagcagtcttgcatatgcggatgacttagttgtgatggcagattcgattgaaagtttgcaaagtaatatttcagagctagatcagaaatgtaaggactatggtatgaagattggcatctccaaaacgaaagtaatgtcagtgggaaagaaatataaacggattgagtgccaaataggaggaaccaagttagaacaggtggacggtttcaagtacttaggatgcatattctcacaggatggcaacgtagtgaaagaactggaagccaggtgtagcaaagctaatgtagtgagcgctcagctacgatctactctcttctgcaagaaggaagtcagtaccaagactaagttatctgtgcaccgttcaatctttcgactacctttcttgtatgggagcgaaagctgggtgcattcaggttaccttatcaacaaggttgaggttacggatatgaaagtagctagggtgattacaggtactagtagatgggaacaatggcaggagggtgtccacaatgaggaaatcaaagaaaaactgggaatgaactcaatagatgtagcagtcagggcgaacaggcttagatggttgggtcatgttacacgcatgggagaagcaaggttacccaagagactcatgcattcagcagtagagggtaggaagagtcggggcagaccgagtagaaggtacctggattcggttaagaatgattttgaagtaataggtttaacaccagaagaggcaccaatgttagcactgaataggggataatggaggaactgtataaggggggctatgctccagactgaacgctgaaaggcataatcagtctttgatgatgatgataatgatatggatgatgatgatgatatgcatgatgatgatatggatgatgatgatgatatggatgatgatgatgatatggatgatgatgatgatatgcatgatgatgatgatatgcatgatgatgatgatatgcatgatgatgatgatatgcatgatgatgatgatatgcatgatgatgatgatatgcatgatgatgatgatatgcatgatgatgatgatatgcatgatgatgatgatatgcatgatgatgatgatatgcatgatgatgatgatatgcatgatgatgatgatatgcatgatgatgatgatatgcatgatgatgatgatatgcatgatgatgatgatatgcatgatgatgatgatatgcatgatgatgatgatatgcatgACGATGATGATATGCATGACGATGATGATATGCATGACGATGATGATATGCATGACGATGATGATATGCATGACGATGATGATATGCATGACGATGATGATATGCATGACGATGATGATATGCATGACGATGATGATATGCATGACGATGATGATATGCATGACGATGATGATATGCATGACGATGATGATATGCATGACGATGATGATATGCATGACGATGATGATATGCATGACGATGATGATATGCATGACGATGATGATATGCATGACGATGATGATATGCATGACGATGATGATATGCATGACGATGATGATATGCATGACGATGATGATATGCATGACGATGATGATATGCATGACAATGATGATATGCATGACAATGATGATATGCATGACAATGATGATATGCATGACGATGATGATATGCATGACGATGATGATATGCATGACGATGATGATATGCATGACGATGATGATATGCATGACGATGATGATATGCATGACGATGATGATATGCATGACGATGATGATATGCATGACGATGATGATATGCATGACGATGATATGCATGACGATGATATGCATGACGATGATATGCATGACGATGATATGCATGACGATGATATGCATGACGATGATATGCATGATATGCATGACGATGATATGCATGACGATGATATGCATGACGATGATATGCATGACGATGATATGCATGACGATGATATGCATGACGATGATATGCATGACGATGATATGCATGATGATGATATGCATGATGatgatatggatgatgatgatatggatgatgatgatatggatgatgatgatatggatgatgatgatatggatgatgatgatatggatgatgatgatatggatgatgatgatatggatgatgatgatatggatgatgatgatatggatgatgatgatgatatggatgatgatgatgata
This genomic interval from Schistocerca cancellata isolate TAMUIC-IGC-003103 chromosome 3, iqSchCanc2.1, whole genome shotgun sequence contains the following:
- the LOC126176196 gene encoding uncharacterized protein LOC126176196; this translates as MHIIVMHIIVMHIIVMHIIVMHIIVMHIIVMHIMHIIVMHIIVMHIIVMHIIVMHIIVMHIIVMHIIIVMHIIIVMHIIIVMHIIIVMHIIIVMHIIIVMHIIIVMHIIIVMHIIIVMHIIIVMHIIIVMHIIIVMHIIIVMHIIIVMHIIIVMHIIIVMHIIIVMHIIIVMHIIIVMHIIIVMHIIIVMHIIIVMHIIIVMHIIIVMHIIIVMHIIIVMHIIIVMHIIIVMHIIIVMHIIIVMHIIIVICEKFSPNTRNLLFESITFSLIIMRGCCPF